ATGAAGTCCCTTGCATCTTTGTTGCTTTGGAGGATCCTCATCTTGATAATGCCAGTGATCTCATTGGGCCAGACAACTGAGGATTTGTATGAGATCTGGAAGCCTACCAGCCGTGCCTACGACAAGCCTCCACATTGTGTGGCcatcccagttgacctgaagctCTGTCACGGAGTGGGCTACGACCAGATGCTGCTGCCCAACTTGCTGGAGCACGAGAGTATGGCTGAGGTCAAGCAGCAGGCTGGGAGTTGGGTGCCCCTGGTGCACAAGAACTGCCACCCGGGAACTCGGTTGTTCCTGTGCTCGCTTTTTGCGCCCGTGTGCCTGGATAGGCCCATCTACCCATGCCGCTGGCTCTGCGAAAATGTGCGTGATGGCTGCACACCCATCATGGAAGCGTTTGGGTTCCCCTGGCCTGAGATGCTCGCTTGCGAGAAGATTCCGCAAGATGAGGTGTGCATCAGTGCGCCCAATGCCACAGATGCCCCCAAGCCCACTGGTAAGTCCAAATGACTTAACACAAAAACTTATACATTTAAATCAATTGTGatttcactaaaataaatgtgtagCTAATCAAAAACCTGTCAAAAAAATGTACCAAGATGAATATTGTGATATGCAAAAACTTGTAATTATTTTGCAAAtactgattctttttttttatcttgataaACATGTAAGGTTATACTGACTgttacaatatatactgtatacatttagTATAATTTTACCTACTTTACAACCTTTCACCGTTTGCTGTGTGTGAGAAGTAACACCTAGACTTTTTAAAGGCAGTTGCAATGTTATTTCAGGGACTGGTGTCCATTTGGGGGTTTTCATCTAGACTTATCACACCTTTTGTTTGCTTCTTAGCCCCTCAAATACCTCACGTTTGTGTCTGATTTGACAAATGATCCAGTTTTGGGAAAATGTCTAGGTAACATGTTCCTTACAATAACATCTGTAGAGGATGCAGGGGATGTGGCTTCTCGGTATGAATAAATATCTGAGTTTTTGCTTGTTTAACAGCTGGTAGCAATTGATTTCAGGGTGTTAGTTGAGTTCCAGGACAACACTGGGATGTGTTCCAACAACAGACCATTACATATCTATTTAGTTGGTGTTATTTCGCAACTGCAGCCCCTAATTTGGAGAATAGATACTTTTCTTTAGTGCAGTTTCTCTTTGAAAAAAAGACACTGTAGACAGACagcaaaaattacttaaaatgagtCACTGTATTCATGAGTAAGCCTATTATTTCTGTTAATGTAATGCTATTTCAATACGACACCAGCAAAAATTTTGTCAGGCTTCCCCACTGTGCctgataacacttttttttttttttttcgtaaggTAATGTAGGAGGATAGTACTTTTGTTCAAACAAAGACAGAGATTTgaacagctgcttttatttactGGTGGCACCAAagcagaaaatttaaattttccgtggttagaaaataaataaataaattcatttccaTACTCTTAAAAagactcctgtaaaaaaaaaaacctcccctgTAATTGAAAGCAAATTAGGTATGTTATAGTGTATCTTCTTGTAGTCATGCGGACTGTTTTACCAGGTAAGTCAGGGCATCTGGCACCAGTCAGACTTTCCCTGTGGAAACACTCAAGCCCTATAGTTGTATATCCCAGACAAGGGAAAGTACAACTAGCTTATGTAGATGGCTCATAAATTACAAGGGAATTTCCATTTCAAAAGTTACAACATGGTGTTTTATAATGAACAGACTGTACCAGAACGATGTACCACACTGAGAGAAGATACTTTTGTGACTTCAGCCATCTGCCCTAGCCTGCTGTTAGTGACGCACAGTCCTGAGTGAGAGATCACTAGCATGGTGGCTTGGAAGTCGGAATACCAGAGAAGTTCAATTAATAAGCACCCCACAGAGATCCCGTCAGCTGTTATCACATGCTGTCAGCATCACGTTCAAATGAACCCAATGCCACAGATACATTAGACCCTCCCTCGCATATCGACTCACTGTAAGCTTCAAGCAGTGCCGGGTTCAAGAGAAGAAAGGATTTCCTCTCTTCCTACTCTCTACAAGGGATTAAGCCCCAACCATTTGTCCGCTCTTTTCTTGTGATTCTGTGGTAATAATGCCTGTGGAGAAATAACACTCAACAAGAGCCACTGAAATTTAAACTCTCCGCATGGTAGTTTAAGTTTACTGCCGATATCACCATACAAAAATGCAGCATTGCTTTAAAATAGTAAAAGTCTTGTCAAATAGCGTAAATAAAGACAGACGGAAGTTTTAGAAAAGTagattaaaatgtttgaattttaatagtatttcattttaaatcttaaaaggtACTAAGAGAATTTACTTTCAAGGGTTAATTTCTCTGTTTCCATGACTATAGGAAGGCATCTGTGTAACAATAGTTGTCCTAATTACAGACAGCCCCAGTTATTGGGGTGTTGTCCTGTGCCTCCTTTTTCTAAGCTGCATAACTTGTAACAATGGTTTATATACAAATGTAAAGTCTACAGATCAAATTTGGTTACGTCAAATTACCATGTGACAGGCAGAGAAAGAAACATGCAAACAATTGTATGTCTATGTAAAAAGGCTTGATTCTAATGTTTTAGTGCTGTGAGAAAAGCGAGCCAAACAAAAGAAGTATTCTAACAGTTCAAAGCACAGAGTATCTTACAGGCCCTTTCAAAAATAGAAGAAAGCCAGGAGAAAATCCCGTAGCCTGCCTGAAGGGGAGATAATTAAAGAAAGTTGAACAAGTTTGGATTCtcttctttttgaaagaaaactgcaCTGTGATTGGTTCCCCGCTGTTAAAAGCCAGTTGCAAACCTTCCAAAGAGTTGCACACAAAAACAATTTGGGACAAACACCAAAGTAGAcgaaagacaaaaacatttggtCACAATTACTCTGGATTTTGATATCGATGGTGCATTTCCCTGACAGCATTTTCTCTGTTTTAGGATACTCTCCAGTTTGTCCTCCTTGtgacaatgaaatgaaaatggatgTGATTCTGGAGCACATGTGCGCCAGTGAATTTGGTAAGACCATCAGTGCATACATCACACATGCCTACACACCgaaaaaatgcacattcattgtATTTTGCGCTCACTGAAAGTGCCAAGACTGCAGCCCATCTTCCCCTCTCATCTTCTGTATTCTGGAAATGGAGTAGGCATGTAAGAGATCCAAGACTGATATATATTAGTTTGAAAGAACAGCCAAAACCACACAGTCTTGGACCAAAGGTATTCACCTATTCCTTAAGCCTCCCCAGCAGCAGCCTCATACAGATGCCTGTAGTTTAATGTTTTGCTCATCTTAAATTTAGTTCTCATGGTCTTGTGTTAGAATAATGAGGGAAAACTTTATTCTTCCAGGAGCGGAAACCAcagcaattcatttttttataatgactTGCTTACCGGTATATTAAATCTTTCATTTTCGTTTAGTTTTAACCTTTCACCAGTGTTAAGTCATCATGTTGAGTCATAACTTTCTTTAGCCGTGAATGTTGAGTGccagaattatattttatttcacagccATTAACGCTGCTTTTGGGACAGATTCAAGCACTTTTAGAATCACTGGATCACGATTTTGTTATTTTGCACATATTTGACTGTCTTGACTGCCAAATCCACTTTTAATAGAACAATGCAATggttttaaacacttaaaacagCAGCAGAATGTTTTAACCCTTGTAAATCTATGTCATGGCTTGGATTACCCTTTGAGAGGCCACGACTGTTTAACTAATGAATTGAGGTAATTCACATAGGCCCTAAAGTCTTTATTTGGCTGTTACTAACAGCTCTAAATTGGGATGTTTGCTCTCCTGTCTGGATGTGACAACAGCCCAGGGGTTGACCTCTGGGCAGAGACTGACAGTGTCTGAGTTTAGTCTTTGGTCACTGGAGTAAACTGGTGTCCAGTATATATTTGTTGTCATTTCCAACAGCGTCCTTCTCGTTATTACTGGATTTTGTCCATTCTATATATATCACGTTACTTGTCTGGCATTGCGTAGCGCTTtttcttatataatatattcagaaggtcagtacatttttttaaaagaaattaatacatgcatttaacatgcattaaattgatcaaaagtcaagTAAAGAAATTCatcacattacaaaatatttcaaaaataaatgctgttttttataaaacgtacataaattatattttagaatatattaaaataaaaaatgttttcttaaataatattattaatatttgacaatattgaTGTTGTTACTGATCATATAAATGCTGCCCCAAACTTTTGTTACATTGGTGGTCTTTTCTTCCCTAATCTTAAGGAAGTCGAGTTTAATTTCTTGTTATTGGATTTTCAGTGTGACTGCACATTTATATTTGAAGATGGTTAACAACAATGACTGTTAAATGAGCCTATAACTGCAGCCATTAAGGCCAATCACAGCAGGAGTTACCTCAACAAAAGGAGAGCAGTGCGAGAGTGACTTCCTGCTTTCTTCTGAAGAGGAAAACAAAAGCTGGTTTTGGTTAGCCTCTGACAAAACCGTAAAGTTTCATTCAGTGTTTGAAATGGGTAAGCTATCTCTGGAAAGCTGCCGTCTTTCTCTGGTCAGCTTTTTGTAAACCGACCCCACTGACACTCTCTCTGTGACCTCAGCACTACATTACTTCTCCGGGATATTGCCAGAGACAGACAGTGAAGGAAGACAGGGTTCACGCTGTGAAGTATTgctttaagtgtattttattatatttttattatttcaaactcTCCTGGATACTCAGAAAATCCTATGAAACTTTAGTTTCCCTCCAGATGTTTGAATCCCAGATATTTGAAGAATAtggaaacagaagaaaaactttgtttttctgtctctgcAAAACAGTACCGTATTAACACACTTTAGTTGGCTGTCTATCCCGTGGTCAGTGATGCATGCTCAGCTTCCCTGTAGTAAAACTGTAGTAAAAGCACCATTTTAACTGGAGCTCACCCCGAGCCACAGGTGCCATGTTTGTGAATTGTTTCAGCCCAAACTCTCCCTACTGGGTTTATGGCATCGTTACATCTGGCTGCGGACATGTCTCCAAAATGACAGAGGAAGCCAGGTCAAAGATCAGGGATAAAGgttaaaaggttttttaaagcTTAGTTTATCACATATGAAATGTAAATACTTTCATAGCTTTTCatcaaaatgattcatttcagttTGGAAAGAACACTGATTGTGACCACACAATTTCTGAGATATGCTCTCTTTGTTTATAtcttatttatcaaatatttaccAGATCTTTCAAGTGTGAAGTAGTTATTTGGACCATCTGAGATTGAAACATTATCTGCCCTGGGCTTGTGTTTAGAATCTGATCCACCGCCTGTGCTTGGAAATGGtggctgcttcatgtttttgtagtATGAATGCAGTAATTATGTGCGATCTTGGCGCACAGTATTTGCTTACTATCCTCACATGGTTCAGTAAACTGGTTTTACTGATGCAGATCTATCTGTGAAGTATTTGCAATGTGGTATGCATATAGTCAACACCCCCTCGTTTACTGATATTGTCTTATCACTTTGAGGGAGATTGGAAAGGCATCTCAAACGGCTTGATTTATATGGTGCTTTATTGTGGCTTGCCCTTTTCGAGACAGAATCTCAGGATTACAGAGAACAAGAGAGACTAACCCTGTTATAGCTTTCCCATTGTTATTGTTCGGAAAGTGTGGTCTTACACGTATTAGCTGTAAAGCCACATCTGAAAGTTTTCAACTGTACCCATGTACCTGCATTTGTAAGGattacattcacaaacacaagGTGCAAATGGAGTTCACGGTGGAGTTAAAGTGGGATTTGGACTAAGATAAAGTGGTTGTGGGAGGTAGGCAAGACTCAGCCTGACTTGATAATTCTTTAACCTTCAGaccattttttatttcatcaaacaCTAAGCTCCTTTATAGACTTCAGATCAAGCTGTAATCCCTTCCATGTGCACTAATAATACTGGGAAGACTGCCTTATTTCTGCAAGAGTCAATTAGAAGTGAGGAGGTGTGAGATATGAGGTTATAGGTTGCGGTCTAAAACAAATTTCATCATGTAGCTCTTTGAATAACAGTGTAACAGTGTGAAGAGCTGCTCTCATGACTTAAACGGGGTCCCCATGGGGGACTTTAACTTTCCTTGGCAATGATCAAgcattatatttttcatgttccaGGCCacagaggatatatatatatgtcaaggTTCAAGAGGATATGAGGAGGATTTAGTTTCATTGTGGTCTGCTCAATGACAGCCAATGGAGACTGATCAGGTTGTTAAAACATAATTAGCAGTAAATCTCAAACCCGATGTCTGCTCATTTCCACGGGTCTTCAGGATTGGCCTGCTAATTGGACCAAATTCTTCTGTAGGTGGCAGACTGCCTGAAGTTCACTGGTGGGTCACTGATGTTAGACCGTTGAAGTTGATAAGATGTTACGCTCTGCATGTTTCTCCATCGTTaacccagaagaaaaaaaaatcacctgcgAGGCGGTGTGAGGGAGGAACAGCCATTGAAGTTTCACTCTGGCAAGACCACCATGGAGCTGACTCGTGCATAGGAAGGTTAAGGAAATGAAAAGATTAACAGGTTAAAGAGAGTTTACTGACAGATCAGACAGATTAAGGCCAATCTAAGAATGTGGAGTAAGATTAAACCAGGAGTTAAATGGTCAGACAGAATTTCCTCATGTTTTCCCCAAAGTCAGGAGTCTGATAAGGTACATCATTTTATGAAATCTTTGCAGAGGTTTTTACAACCATTTTCTGTTACATTTATGAATACACCATATGAGTTATTAgccatatttttgtatttaactgTGTAGGTTGATATTAgacattgttttttattcagcAGAATCAATTGGTATTAAAGATTTAATTGTTCATgctcattttccttttttttaacatttagattacctttgcaaTCCAACAACGGTCACTTAAAAGTAATCTTAAAAtttaagattaattatttatatataattgatcTTTAGCATATCTCAAAATGAACATCTGTTTTCATATTGCATTaagttgtgatgcctaaattcatttCTAGCAgttaaaatgagttatttttgtttttattgttaatttttattttttttcagcttgtcGACCCAAATTTTAATTATCAGTGCATCCCTGgttattttagtgcttttttCCAGTGGAGTTGCAGTTGAATGGGGAACCATTTCACCTATGGCCAATATATCCATCTAGAAAAATTCTGACCTTTGACTAATTGCCCTAAGCTTATAAGAGAGGTATTCAAAGGAACAAAACCTAGTATCCAGTTACATCTAGAGGGGCAGAGGGCAGTGAAGCTGCAACTTGGGACATTCTTGCCCCCCTGGGAAAAGAATATGGCAATGAGAGCAGTTTTGGTTTGCAAGGATATCAATGCTTTTTCTTGAACTTGACGGAGTTCATGACAGAGAGACCAGTATCATGATGGCTTTGCCCTGAGACCATTGGCAGAGAAGACGGGCCTGATATTGATTACACCttctcctcatttttttttctccttcatctctttttgttctctgcattacTTAGCAGCCTAATCTCTCTTTTATGGCCTTGGACATTTGGAAACCGCCAGCGATACCCCTTGCAACCCAAACCCTTCTTGGCCTCTCTGAACCTAGCACATGGCCTGAGGGATTAGATGACTTTGTGTAGATCAGAGAGCGCTGCACAGTTCAGGGATACGATGCAAGATTGAACAAAGCTTTGCAATATCATAGACCACAACAGAGGCAGTAGGTGGGAGcagtgtttaaaaacattatggGGGCTTTTCCAGGCAGCTCAAAATCTACATGTCATTATGGAAATAAACAAAAGGCTTAATTTGAAGAAATACCAAAAACTAATATTTACTGGCAGGATGATGTAATCTTCAGTCTCCTCTCCACCCACTGGAGAAGATTCAGAAAGCTGATCACAGTTCTCACTATTTTCTTTATTCATATTCTCAACCTTATCCATATCTCTGTTTTCTTTAGCCATAAGGACCAAGATCAAGGAAGTCCAACGGGAAAACTCGGATCGCAAGGTGATCCtgcaaaagaagagaaaaaaccTGTAAAGCTGGGCGTTTTGAAGAAGAAGGAGCTGAAGAAAACTCACTTTGTACCTGAAGAACGGAGCCGACTGCCCCTGCACACAGCTAGAAAATCTCGGAAACCACATACCTTCTCATGGGACGAGCCAAGGTTGGACAAACAGTACCTTCTCACCGGCATTCACAAAGTGGGACAAATCCAACAAGGATTCAAAAAGGCCATGAAAAAATCTCAAAAGCCACAAGTGCCCCACCTTTGAGAATGTCTTCAAATAAACATTCTTAGAGCGCCCACTTACTTTATGAACTTGCACATCCAGGCAATgcatagtattgttttttttcattgttcatgtactatatatatatatatatatatttcccatgTATTTTATAGATCAAACACTTGAGGTGTTTTGTCTTGGATCTGTGCAGTTTAAGACTGAAACGaggatgaatgaaacatacagtaGACAATCTCTCCACCACAACCAACTAATCACTTTTGTATATATCTAAAACTGTTGATaatattgtttgtaaaaaattatCAGAATTCACCTGCAATTGATTgttgaatttcttttaaattaagaaaaatattacaatagattTCCGATGCATAGTTCTCTGCCAAACATCTTCGCAATGTATTGATACAATTTTGTACACACTTGTGAAGCAATTGATTGTTGTATAAGCCATTTCTTTAGGCATATTGAGTCTATTTTGCTAGAGTTACTCCAAGTTGAACAGACAACATTATTTTGCAATGTGCATCGGTCACAGGCCTTTCTGTGACCTGAACCATTCAGTCATCAAACATGTTTGGGAGTTCTGTTAACTCTGGTAAAAGTATAAGAGGTCTGTGCTTTGGCTTATTACTGGCAAGATATATAtgcataaacatttattgcactgCTTAAAGTCCATGTTTATGACAAATTGAGCTGCCCAATCCAATATAACTGAGTGATTGATTTATAGACATGCTTGATAATAGAGTTTTGTATACATAGGCCTATACCTTTATCTGCTGTAGAACAAACTCGTTTTCTGActagtaaaattattataaaagaacAGTACTCAATAACATTTACcataaaacaatactgataacAATATTCATTGCTACAAAGACATTTTTCCATGTAATCTCACAACTTTCTACTGTTATTAGTGCATAATGCTGTTAGCGTTGCAGGTGAAAGTGAGGTTTTTACAAACTCTTGATATTTTAGTCCCACAGTTTTGTCTGAATGTGCATGTCACCACTCACTTGAGAATGCATAGTGCGAATTGTGTGAAGTGTTGCTTCCTGTTTTCCTTAAAGTTAGAAATCTTGTTGTGGCATAGCACTATTAGGGGTTTGATGTTTCTCAATTCCCATTTTTATGTTGGCAATCATTTTGAACATAAAATTCTagcacaaatataaaataaagactataaaaatgttaatgtcttTTGCACACCAGTCTTTATTAAACTAGTAATTCAAAGTTTTAGGCAGAAAACATgttgtgaatatactgtatatgtcatGGTCATTTACAGTCATTGTCCAATGCAGAGAATTTAAGTGGTCAGTATAGTTGGGTCAGTCAGTTGATGAATTATTTGATCTGTGAATTTTGTGAAAACTATGATGCAAGAGGGACTTTTCATAATGATGGCTATTGCCGTGTGACAGGTAGCAGTGGAAAGTTCAGGCCACAGACACAGACTGGTACATAATTACAGTGAAAAGACCTACATGTACTGTGGCCCAAGATAAATTATTCACGAACTGAAATtacttcaaaatatataaatatataatagaatgcAGTATTCCATTCTTACTGCatgttttttgagcatgttaatcCTGTCTGGACATGTTTTGCAACAGTCTTATATCAACAATGAGCACAAGTTCAATAAAACGCCAGTTTCACTGCCGTGTTAGCAGATGATTTATGGGCCATGCTCTGGAAACGATTGCATGGATGAGTACAATATGACTGTGCAGAGTTAATCAAACTGTCTGCATCCTCAGACATGGACTGCCAAACTACAgctaatttgttgtttttatgcttCATTTTATCTATGTAGTGTTTTGAGAAGAATCCCAACCTAGGCATATGCTTTTCTTATTGTTTCAATATGGTTTGTGATATGAAACGCTAACTCTAACAAATCTCTTATTGTTTCAACTGTCAAATCTGATTTCACAGATTGGTCCTTGGATGATGGCATACTCCATTACCAGACTATACGCACGTCGCGGCGGTGCTGACAGAGCAGTTTAATAATGGCATAAGAAGTGATGCGTTTTATGTTGATAATGCATGCTCTGAAAATAAGTAATACTTATTTCATAGTATGTTTCCACCCTTGTGGTCTAGCCTAGCAACTCTTGCCCCACAATGACTCACTTTTtaacgtttttctttttttttttcgggtaaCAGTAAACAACAGTCAACCGATCAACTAACAGTGTTAAAtcaatcagcaaaaaaaaactacataaccTCAAACTGATTGGTGTGATGTTCTCCATCGCAgaactattattaaatatagcAATAAATGCAGAGTTCCTGTTTAATGCCggtaagaaaataaaaagcagattACTTTGTGTGGCATCTCAatagaaaaaaacatacaagcGAATGAAAACCAGGCAGGAATAACTCATTCATGCCCAATCTTTTGGACATTATGGTTTTAGTAAATGACCTAGTAATTGCAAAATGTCATTTCAGATGTGGTTTCCATCCCCGTCATAGTTACTGCAGCTGTCTTCCAAAAAGCCAGGATGCAGCTTTGCCTTGTTAGGAAACAATCTTTGATTTAAAACTTTCTCTCTGTTTCCAAAGGTCAGACAACATCATTctgctttttcattattttgttaacCAGACCATTATAGGCATACCTCCAAGGTGGGGTTTATTAGAGTTTACACAATTGCAAAACATTCAGCAAGATGAGTTTGCATCATAAATAAATCCTATGAAAATATGCTAGACACAACATCATGGAAAAATAACGCCTGGGCAAATAAGTTAGATGCCATCCATCCATAAAACAGGCTGTGTAGTATGCTGAAACACCCCTTATTCTCGtctaaattatttgtattatgatAACCATACCTTGTTTTTATACTATACTAAATGCTTCGACATTACCATAAAAAACATAGGCAGGATGATTGTTAATCTTCAGTCTCCTCTCCACCCACTGGAGAAGATTTCAGAAAGCTGATCCCATTCTCActattttctttattcatttctcAACCTTATCCATATCTCTGTTTTCTTTAGCCATAAGGACCAAGATCAAGGAAGTCCAACGGGAAAACTCGGATCGCAAGGTGATCCTGCAAAAGAAGAGAAAACCTGTAAAGCTGGGCGTTTTGAAGAAGAAGGAGCTGAAGAAACTCACTTTGTACCTGAAGAACGGAGCCGACTGCCCCTGCACACAGCTAGAAAATCTCGGAAACACATACCTTCTCATGGGACGCAAGGTGGACAAACAGTACCTTCTCACCGGCATTCACAAGTGGGACAAATCCAACAAGGAGTTCAAAAAGGCCATGAAAAATCTCAAAAGCCACAAGTGCCCCACCTTTGAGAATGTCTTCAAATAAACATTCTTAGAGCGCCCACTTACTTTATGAACTTGCACATCCAGGCAATGCatagtattgttttatttcattgttcatgtactatatatatatatatatttcccatgTATTTTATAGATCAAACACTTGAGGTGTTTTGTCTTGGATCTGTGCAGTTTAAGACTGAAAAGatgaatgaaacatacagtaGACAATCTCTCCACCACAACCAACTAATCACTTTTGTATATATCTAAAACTGTTGATAATATGTTGTAAAATTATCAGAATTCACCTGCAATTGATTgttgaatttcttttaaattaagaaaaatattacaatagattTCCGATGCATAGTTCTCTGCCAAACATCTTCGCAATGTATTGATACAATTTTGTACACACTGTGAAAGTACATACCACATAAGCCATTTCTTTAGGCATATTGAGTCTATTTTGCTAGAGTTACTCCAAGTTGAACAGACAACATTATTTTGCAATGTGCATCGGTCTCAGGCCTTTCTGTGACCTGAACCATTCAGTCATCAAACATGTTTGGGAGTTCTCTGTTAACTCTGGTAAAAGTATAAGAGGTCTGCTTTGCTTAATTACTGGCAAGATATATATGCATAACATTTATTGCACTGCTAAAGCCATGTTTATGACAAATTGAGCTGCCCAATCCAATATAACTGAGTTGATTATAGACATGCTTGATAATAGAGTTTTGTATACATAGGCCTATACTTTATCTGCTGTAGAACAAACTGTTTTCTGActagtaaaattattataaaagaacAGTACTCAATAACATTTACCATaaacaataatgataacaatattcATTGCTACAAGACATTTTTCCATGTAATCTCACAACTTGCTACTGTTATTAGTGCATAACGCTGTTAGCGTTGCAGGTGAAAGGAGGTTTTACAAACTCTTGATATTTTAGTCCACAGTTTTGTCTGAAGTGCATGTCACCACTCATTTGAGAATGCATAGTGCGAATTGTGTGAAGTGTTGCTTCCTGTTTTCCTTAAAGTTAGAATCTTGTTGTGGCATAGCACTATTAGTTTGATTGTTTCTCAATTCCCATTTTTATGTTGGCAATCATTTTGAACATAAAATTCTagcacaaatataaaataaagactataaaaatgttaatgtcttTTGCACACCAGTCTTTATTAAACTAGTAATTCAAAGTTTTAGGCAGAAAACATgttgtgaatatactgtatatgtcatGGTCATTTACAGTCATTGTCCAATGCAGAGAATTTAAGTGGTCAGTATAGTTGGTCAGTTAGTTGATATTAGTTGATCTGTGAATTTTGTGAACTATGATGCAAGAGGGACTTTTCATAATGATGGCTATGCCGTGACAGGTAGCAGCTGGAAAGTTCAGGCCAAAGACACAGACTGGTACATAATTACAGTGAAAAGACTACATGTACTGTGGCCAAGATAAATTATTCACGAACTGAAATtacttcaaaatatataaatatataatagaatgcAGTATTCATTCTTACTGCatgttttttgagcatgttaatcCTGTCTGGAATGTTGCAACAGTCTTATATCAACAATGAGCACAAGTTCAATAAACGCCAGTTTCACTGCCGTGTTACAGATGATTTATGGGCCATGCTCTGGAAACGATTGCATGGAT
The sequence above is drawn from the Cyprinus carpio isolate SPL01 chromosome B5, ASM1834038v1, whole genome shotgun sequence genome and encodes:
- the LOC109090573 gene encoding secreted frizzled-related protein 1-like, with translation MKSLASLLLWRILILIMPVISLGQTTEDLYEIWKPTSRAYDKPPHCVAIPVDLKLCHGVGYDQMLLPNLLEHESMAEVKQQAGSWVPLVHKNCHPGTRLFLCSLFAPVCLDRPIYPCRWLCENVRDGCTPIMEAFGFPWPEMLACEKIPQDEVCISAPNATDAPKPTGYSPVCPPCDNEMKMDVILEHMCASEFAIRTKIKEVQRENSDRKVILQKKRKPVKLGVLKKKELKKLTLYLKNGADCPCTQLENLGNTYLLMGRKVDKQYLLTGIHKWDKSNKEFKKAMKNLKSHKCPTFENVFK